The Pseudomonas sp. LFM046 region CAGGGAGTTGTGCGCGCTGCCACAGGAAACCGAGTGGGTGGAGTTCAAGCAGGACAACGACGATGCGCCAATGATCGGCGAATATATCTCGGCGCTGGCCAATGCCGCTGCCCTGCTCGGTAAGCAATATGGCTATCTGGTTTGGGGCGTTGAGGATGTCAGCCATAGCGTGATCGGCACGACCTTCAAGCCCTCTACCACTCGCTACAGGCAGCAGGAGCTGGAAAGCTGGCTGTTGCAGAAGACCGCGCCGAAGATCCATTTCCGCTTTTTCGAATTTGCCGCCGCCGACGGCCAGCCGGTGGTGATACTAGAAGTCCAGGCGGCTAGCCATACCCGGTGCAGTTCGATGGCATCGAATATATCCGCGTCGGTTCCTACAAGAAGAAGCTGCGCGACTTTCCGGAAAAGGAACGGGCGCTCTGGCGGGTGTTCGACCGTGTGCCCTTCGAGCAGCAACTGGCCGCGCAAAATCTTGGCGTCGACCAGGTGCTCAAGCTGCTCGACTACCCGGCCTACTTCGACCTGACCCACCAGCCGCTACCGGAAGGGCGCGAGGCAATTCTCGCCGCGCTGGCGGCCGACCGGATGATCCAGCGTAGCGATAGCGGTCAATGGCATATCAGCAACCTGGGCGCCATTCTCTTCGCCAAGCGCCTACAAGATTTCCCGGCCTTGGGGCGCAAGGCCGTGCGCCTTATTCACTACAAGGGCAACGGCAAGCTTGAAACCCTGCGCGAACTCACGGGTAACAAGGGCTACGCCCTGGGCTTCGAAGGGTTGATCGACACCCTGAAGACGCTGCTCCCGTCCAACGAGGAAATCGGCAAGGCCTTTCGCCAGGACGTGCCCATGTATCCGGAGCTGGCCCTGCGTGAGCTGGTGGCCAATGCCATCATCCACCAGGACTTCAATCTGAGTGGCACCGGGCCGATGATCGAACTGTTCGAGCGGCGCATGGAAATTACCAACCCGGGCGTGCCGCTTGTGGACCCGCAGCGCTTTCTCGACAGCCCACCACGCAGCCGCAACGAGGTGCTGGCCTCGTTCATGCGCCGCATCGGCATTTGCGAAGAACGTGGCAGCGGTATAGACAAGGTCATTGCCCAGACGGAGCTGTACCAGCTCCCCGCGCCCATCTTCGAACAGACGGACGAGCACACTCGCGTGGTGCTGTTCGCGCACAAAGACTACAGAGATATGGAGCAGGAGGATCGTATTCGCGCCTGTTACCAGCATTGCTGCCTGAAGTACGTGAACCGTGAGCCAATGAATAACACTTCGCTGCGTGAGCGCTTCCAGATCGA contains the following coding sequences:
- a CDS encoding ATP-binding protein — protein: MTVERDLGYLQSLLRELCALPQETEWVEFKQDNDDAPMIGEYISALANAAALLGKQYGYLVWGVEDVSHSVIGTTFKPSTTRYRQQELESWLLQKTAPKIHFRFFEFAAADGQPVVILEVQAASHTRCSSMASNISASVPTRRSCATFRKRNGRSGGCSTVCPSSSNWPRKILASTRCSSCSTTRPTST
- a CDS encoding ATP-binding protein, producing MLKLLDYPAYFDLTHQPLPEGREAILAALAADRMIQRSDSGQWHISNLGAILFAKRLQDFPALGRKAVRLIHYKGNGKLETLRELTGNKGYALGFEGLIDTLKTLLPSNEEIGKAFRQDVPMYPELALRELVANAIIHQDFNLSGTGPMIELFERRMEITNPGVPLVDPQRFLDSPPRSRNEVLASFMRRIGICEERGSGIDKVIAQTELYQLPAPIFEQTDEHTRVVLFAHKDYRDMEQEDRIRACYQHCCLKYVNREPMNNTSLRERFQIDEGNSAMVSRIIKQTIEAGLIRLYDPKANRKAYRYVPSWA